Proteins from a single region of Bradyrhizobium diazoefficiens:
- a CDS encoding NAD(P)-dependent oxidoreductase — protein sequence MPRIAFIGLGRMGQGMAGRYLDAGFTVTLWNRSKSKAEDLIARGATWATSPEDAAIDADAVVTMVADDEASRAVWLGPEGAAKTAKAGTIAIECSTVSYDHAREMGREMNARGLIYIDCPVTGLPDAAAAGKLTLLVGADAADLERARPYLEPIGATIRHFGAVGSGTVYKLINNLLGAIQIAGLAEGLAIAEQAGLDMKLVLESIQAGVAASPQVQRHSKRMVARDFSGATFTAALRHKDAAYAVKLAEGLLADKPLVARAAVESYARSTAAMPDDDEGRMIELVSRPKKPS from the coding sequence ATGCCCCGAATTGCCTTCATCGGATTGGGGCGGATGGGCCAAGGCATGGCCGGCCGCTACCTCGATGCCGGCTTCACGGTGACGCTGTGGAATCGCAGCAAATCGAAGGCCGAAGACCTGATCGCGCGCGGCGCGACATGGGCGACCTCGCCTGAGGATGCCGCGATCGATGCCGACGCCGTCGTGACCATGGTCGCCGACGACGAAGCCTCGCGCGCGGTCTGGCTCGGCCCCGAGGGCGCAGCCAAGACGGCAAAGGCCGGCACCATCGCGATCGAATGCTCCACCGTCTCCTATGACCACGCCCGCGAGATGGGCCGCGAGATGAACGCGCGCGGGCTGATCTATATCGACTGCCCCGTCACGGGGTTGCCGGATGCGGCAGCGGCCGGAAAGTTGACGCTGCTCGTTGGCGCTGACGCGGCCGATCTCGAACGAGCGCGCCCCTACCTCGAACCGATCGGCGCGACCATCCGCCATTTCGGCGCGGTCGGCTCCGGCACGGTCTACAAGCTCATCAACAATCTCTTGGGCGCGATCCAGATCGCCGGACTCGCCGAGGGCCTGGCGATCGCCGAGCAGGCCGGTCTCGACATGAAGCTGGTGCTGGAATCGATCCAGGCGGGCGTCGCTGCGAGTCCCCAGGTGCAGCGCCATTCCAAACGCATGGTTGCCCGCGATTTCAGCGGCGCGACGTTCACGGCCGCACTGCGGCACAAGGATGCCGCCTATGCCGTCAAACTTGCCGAGGGCCTGCTGGCCGACAAGCCGCTGGTCGCGCGCGCCGCGGTCGAATCCTATGCGCGATCAACGGCAGCGATGCCTGACGACGACGAAGGCAGGATGATCGAGCTGGTGTCGCGACCGAAGAAGCCGTCATGA
- the prfB gene encoding peptide chain release factor 2 (programmed frameshift): MRAEIERLVEEIKQSVGLLRRHLDVEKSTARLAELNKLAEDPNLWNDPQKAQKLMQERTSLEDSLSGIGKVEQELEDDIGMIELGEAEGDAGVVAEAEAALKNLKKEVARRELEALLSGEADRFDSYLEVHAGAGGTESQDWAQMLLRMYTRWAETHGFKVEFLEESEGEEAGIKSATIQVSGHNAYGWLKTEAGVHRLVRISPFDSNARRHTSFSSVQVFPVIDDSIKIDIKESDVRTDTMRSGGAGGQHVNKTESAVRLTHIPTGVAVVCQAGRSQHKNRAQAWDMLRARLYEMELKKREEKAAADQAAKTDIGWGHQIRSYVLQPYQMVKDLRTGVQTSDTSGVLNGELDDFMAATLAQRAFGIPGADIEDVD; the protein is encoded by the exons ATGCGCGCCGAAATCGAACGGTTGGTAGAAGAGATCAAGCAGTCGGTCGGGCTGCTGAGGAGGCATCTT GACGTCGAGAAATCGACGGCGCGCCTGGCTGAGCTGAACAAGCTCGCAGAAGATCCCAATCTCTGGAACGATCCCCAGAAAGCCCAGAAACTGATGCAGGAGCGCACCTCGCTGGAGGATTCGCTTTCGGGCATCGGCAAGGTCGAGCAGGAGCTCGAAGACGACATCGGCATGATCGAGCTCGGCGAGGCCGAGGGCGATGCCGGCGTCGTGGCCGAAGCTGAAGCCGCGCTCAAGAACCTCAAGAAGGAAGTGGCGCGGCGCGAGCTCGAGGCGCTGCTGTCCGGCGAGGCCGATCGCTTCGATTCCTATCTCGAAGTCCATGCCGGCGCGGGCGGCACCGAGAGCCAGGACTGGGCGCAGATGCTGCTCCGCATGTACACGCGCTGGGCCGAGACCCACGGCTTCAAGGTCGAATTCCTCGAAGAGTCCGAGGGCGAAGAGGCCGGCATCAAGTCCGCGACGATCCAGGTCTCCGGCCACAATGCGTATGGCTGGCTCAAGACAGAGGCCGGCGTGCACCGGCTGGTGCGCATCTCGCCGTTCGATTCCAACGCGCGGCGGCATACGTCTTTTTCCAGCGTGCAGGTGTTTCCGGTCATCGACGACAGCATCAAGATCGACATCAAGGAATCCGATGTTCGCACTGATACCATGCGGTCGGGCGGGGCCGGCGGCCAGCACGTCAACAAGACCGAATCCGCGGTGCGTCTGACGCATATCCCGACTGGCGTTGCGGTGGTCTGCCAGGCCGGCCGCTCGCAGCACAAGAACCGGGCGCAGGCCTGGGACATGCTGCGCGCGCGGCTTTACGAGATGGAGCTGAAGAAGCGCGAGGAGAAGGCCGCGGCCGATCAGGCCGCCAAGACCGATATCGGCTGGGGCCACCAGATCCGCTCCTATGTGCTGCAGCCCTATCAGATGGTGAAGGATCTGCGCACGGGCGTGCAGACCTCCGACACGTCGGGCGTCCTCAACGGCGAGCTCGACGACTTCATGGCCGCAACCTTGGCGCAGCGCGCCTTCGGGATCCCCGGCGCTGACATCGAGGATGTGGACTAA
- a CDS encoding amidase family protein produces the protein MSELCDKNAVELRRLLAARAISPVELLDACLSRIATTNAAVNAVVTLDELGARAAAKEAEAAILCGEDRGALHGLPVLIKDTQDTAGMRSTYGSPLLRDNVPVADQGSVARLRAAGAIIVGKTNTPEWAAGGNTRNPVFGATGNPFDPMRSAAGSSGGSAVALACGMAPLASGSDTGGSLRNPAGYAGIVGMRPSYGLVASEKRAFGWSNLSTDGPMARNVADTALMLSVMASDDARDPLAYTLPGEPLRGRAERWTAPRPAELGKLRLAFTEDFGFAPTEQAIRRVFRDRVARLAPLFAECREATPDCTGADDAFAVLRAGLFLAMHGKNYKERPEMLGPNVRANVREGLGYTLEDHGRAAATQTRIYRAYQTFFQSCDVLISPTITLSPRPWSELYPAEIDGVPTKSYFHWLALAYAVTLAGHPAISISLGRDEAGLPFGLQIVGPRGGDAIVLSVAASLEAAFAGDPQLCRPLPDLARLAAAPPLSSAPGFLTWE, from the coding sequence TTGTCCGAACTTTGTGACAAGAATGCCGTTGAGCTGCGCCGCCTGCTGGCCGCGCGGGCGATCTCGCCGGTCGAGCTTCTCGACGCCTGCCTCTCGCGCATCGCCACGACAAATGCCGCCGTCAATGCCGTCGTGACCCTGGACGAGCTCGGCGCGAGAGCCGCCGCAAAGGAAGCCGAGGCTGCCATCCTGTGCGGCGAGGATCGCGGCGCGCTGCACGGCCTCCCGGTTCTGATCAAGGACACGCAGGACACCGCCGGGATGCGCTCCACCTATGGCAGCCCCCTGTTGCGCGACAATGTCCCAGTCGCGGACCAGGGGTCGGTCGCACGGCTGCGTGCGGCCGGCGCCATCATCGTCGGCAAGACCAACACGCCGGAATGGGCGGCGGGCGGCAATACCCGCAATCCCGTGTTCGGCGCAACCGGCAATCCCTTCGACCCCATGCGCTCGGCGGCCGGCTCCTCCGGCGGATCGGCGGTCGCGCTTGCCTGCGGCATGGCTCCGCTTGCCTCCGGCTCCGATACCGGCGGATCCCTCCGCAATCCGGCAGGCTATGCCGGCATCGTCGGCATGCGTCCCTCCTACGGACTCGTGGCGAGCGAGAAGCGTGCCTTCGGCTGGTCCAATCTGTCCACCGACGGACCGATGGCGCGCAACGTCGCCGACACCGCGCTGATGCTGTCAGTGATGGCGAGCGACGATGCCCGCGATCCGCTCGCCTACACGCTTCCCGGCGAGCCCCTGCGCGGCCGCGCCGAACGTTGGACCGCGCCGCGCCCCGCCGAGCTCGGCAAGCTACGCCTCGCCTTCACCGAGGACTTCGGCTTCGCGCCCACCGAGCAAGCCATCCGCCGCGTGTTCCGCGATCGCGTGGCGAGGCTTGCGCCGCTGTTCGCCGAATGTCGCGAGGCGACGCCCGACTGCACCGGCGCGGACGATGCCTTCGCCGTGCTGCGCGCCGGCCTGTTCCTGGCGATGCACGGCAAGAATTACAAAGAGCGCCCCGAGATGCTCGGCCCCAACGTCCGCGCCAATGTCAGGGAAGGTCTGGGCTACACGCTCGAAGATCACGGGCGCGCCGCGGCGACGCAGACGCGGATCTATCGCGCTTACCAGACTTTCTTCCAAAGCTGCGACGTGCTGATCAGCCCGACCATCACGCTCAGCCCGCGGCCGTGGTCGGAGCTCTATCCCGCCGAGATCGACGGGGTGCCGACGAAATCCTACTTCCATTGGCTCGCGCTCGCTTACGCCGTGACGCTCGCCGGCCATCCCGCGATCAGCATCTCACTCGGCCGCGACGAAGCCGGCCTGCCCTTTGGCCTGCAGATCGTCGGCCCGCGCGGTGGCGATGCAATCGTGCTCTCGGTCGCCGCCAGCCTCGAGGCCGCGTTCGCGGGCGACCCACAATTGTGCCGACCGCTGCCCGACCTGGCACGACTTGCCGCGGCGCCGCCGCTGTCGTCCGCGCCCGGCTTCCTCACCTGGGAATAG
- a CDS encoding N-acetylmuramoyl-L-alanine amidase, which produces MASRTNQRVLLGFALLCAAALPCADSTRLSAAESPSQPSVATVNFPIATAARLAGDGKQTRFILDLDQTVSFRATTLADPYRVVIDVPQVNFQLAPGTGAGRGLVKAFRYGLVMPGGSRIVFDLTGPAKITNSYVLEAANGQPARLVLELEEVDRAAFVSTPAPENRPELRPTIAAVPPATVPAIPEPAQQKPAAASDGRPVVVIDPGHGGIDNGTQSSGESEKNLVLAFGLALRDRLEKAGKYRVVMTRDDDTFIPLNDRSKVARNLNAALFVSIHADALPKAEGDAQGATIYTLSDKASDAEAQRLADAENRADAIAGFNLAEEPTDVADILIDLTQRETRTFSNRFAHLLMGEMKSTVRMHKHPLKSAGFRVLKAPDVPSVLVEIGYVSNKDDLAHLVSEGWRSRAVGAMAQAIDTFLAKRMATAGAGN; this is translated from the coding sequence GTGGCGAGCCGCACAAATCAACGGGTTTTGCTGGGGTTTGCGCTTCTGTGCGCCGCAGCATTGCCGTGCGCCGATTCCACGCGTCTGAGCGCGGCCGAGAGCCCATCGCAACCCTCTGTTGCGACGGTAAATTTTCCGATTGCTACGGCCGCGCGCCTGGCCGGCGACGGCAAGCAGACCCGCTTTATTCTCGACCTCGACCAGACCGTCAGCTTCCGCGCCACGACGCTCGCCGATCCCTACCGCGTCGTGATCGACGTTCCCCAGGTCAATTTTCAGCTGGCGCCGGGCACCGGGGCCGGGCGAGGGCTGGTCAAGGCCTTCCGCTACGGGTTGGTCATGCCGGGCGGCTCCCGAATCGTTTTCGACCTGACCGGACCGGCCAAGATCACCAATTCTTACGTGCTCGAGGCGGCCAATGGCCAGCCGGCCCGGCTGGTGCTCGAGCTGGAGGAGGTCGACCGCGCGGCGTTCGTGTCGACACCCGCTCCAGAGAATCGTCCTGAGCTGCGGCCGACCATCGCCGCGGTACCGCCGGCAACGGTTCCTGCTATCCCGGAACCGGCACAGCAGAAGCCGGCGGCGGCTTCCGATGGCCGTCCGGTCGTCGTGATCGACCCGGGCCATGGCGGCATCGACAACGGGACCCAGTCGAGCGGCGAGAGCGAGAAGAACCTGGTGCTGGCCTTTGGCCTAGCGCTACGCGACCGGCTGGAAAAGGCGGGCAAATATCGGGTGGTGATGACACGGGACGACGACACCTTCATTCCGCTCAATGACCGGAGCAAAGTCGCCCGCAATCTGAATGCCGCGCTGTTCGTCTCGATCCACGCCGATGCGCTGCCGAAAGCCGAGGGCGACGCGCAGGGCGCCACCATCTACACGCTCTCGGACAAGGCGTCCGATGCCGAGGCCCAGCGCCTGGCGGATGCCGAAAACCGCGCCGACGCGATTGCCGGCTTCAATCTCGCGGAAGAGCCGACCGACGTCGCCGACATCCTGATCGACCTGACGCAGCGGGAAACGCGCACCTTTTCAAATCGTTTTGCGCATCTGCTGATGGGCGAAATGAAGTCGACCGTACGGATGCACAAGCATCCCCTGAAGTCGGCCGGTTTCCGGGTGCTGAAGGCCCCGGACGTGCCCTCGGTGCTGGTCGAGATCGGCTACGTCTCCAACAAGGACGACCTCGCGCACCTCGTCTCCGAGGGCTGGCGGTCGCGCGCGGTGGGCGCGATGGCCCAGGCGATCGACACATTCTTGGCCAAGCGGATGGCGACGGCGGGCGCCGGTAATTGA
- a CDS encoding penicillin-binding protein 1A, which produces MRLLVRFMGFLFAAGTVLFLVGVGAVAGLIWHFSKDLPDYSQLQDYEPPVMTRVHAVDGSLLGEYAKERRLYLPIQAVPKLVINAFLAAEDKNFYEHGGIDYTGMARAGLLYLQNYGSNRRPQGASTITQQVAKNFLLTNEVSFARKIKEALLAMRIEKTYSKDKILELYLNEIYLGLGAYGIAAASLVYFDKSVNELTVAEAAYLAALPKMPATLHPVRNRDRAIERRNYVIDRLQENGWIKQADADKARKEPLVVTNRSNGAHTFAGEYFAEEVRRDIFERYGEKKLYEGGLSVRTTLDPKIQVMARKTMVAGLVNYDEQQGYRGAISKLDISGDWGVKLAEIKSLSDISPWRMAVVLETSDQSARIGFQPSRELGGAVSKQRETGLVTLDGVRWARAAQGNTKGKTPTSVAQVLQPGDVVYADPLYSKEGQPVEGQYRLRQIPEVSGAMVVMDPWTGRVLAMVGGFSFDQSQFNRATQAYRQPGSSFKPIVYSAALDNGYTPSTVVLDAPIEIDQGQGAGVWRPENFSVNKYQGPVTLRNALRQSLNTVTVRLAQDIGMPLIGEYARRFGVYDELPNYLSYALGAGETTAMRMVTAYSMLANGGRRVKPTLIDRIQDRYGHTIFKHDQRECRGCDAPGGWKNQPEPQLIDRREQVLDSMTAYQITELLEGVVQAGTATVVREVGKPIAGKTGTTNEAKDAWFVGFSPDIAVAIYMGYDKPRPLGKGNAATGGHLAAPIARDFLKLALADKPAVPFKVPAGIKLIRVVAKTGMRAGPGETSGTILEAFKPGTAPPDNYSVIGVADADGRGVPPSQQQPPDSGFFMRPGTGGLY; this is translated from the coding sequence ATGCGCTTGCTTGTGCGGTTCATGGGCTTCCTGTTCGCCGCGGGAACGGTGTTGTTCCTTGTCGGTGTCGGAGCCGTGGCAGGCCTGATCTGGCATTTCTCCAAGGACTTGCCTGACTACTCTCAGCTTCAGGATTACGAGCCGCCGGTGATGACCCGCGTGCACGCGGTCGATGGCTCGCTGCTCGGCGAATACGCCAAGGAGCGGCGGCTTTATTTGCCGATCCAGGCGGTGCCGAAGCTCGTGATCAACGCGTTCCTCGCCGCCGAAGACAAGAATTTCTACGAGCATGGCGGCATCGATTACACCGGCATGGCGCGCGCGGGTCTGCTCTATTTGCAGAACTACGGCTCCAACCGCCGTCCGCAGGGTGCATCCACCATCACCCAGCAGGTTGCCAAGAACTTCCTTCTGACCAACGAAGTCTCGTTCGCGCGCAAGATCAAGGAAGCCTTGCTCGCGATGCGGATCGAGAAGACCTATTCGAAGGACAAGATCCTCGAGCTCTATCTGAACGAAATCTATCTCGGCCTCGGCGCTTACGGCATCGCGGCCGCATCGCTGGTCTATTTCGACAAGTCGGTGAACGAGCTCACCGTGGCGGAAGCCGCCTACCTCGCGGCGCTGCCGAAGATGCCCGCAACGCTGCATCCGGTGCGCAACCGCGATCGCGCCATCGAGCGCCGCAATTATGTGATCGACCGCCTCCAGGAGAACGGCTGGATCAAGCAGGCTGACGCCGACAAGGCGCGCAAGGAGCCGCTGGTCGTCACCAACCGTTCCAACGGCGCCCACACCTTCGCCGGCGAATATTTCGCAGAGGAAGTCCGCCGCGACATCTTCGAGCGTTATGGCGAGAAGAAGCTGTACGAGGGCGGTCTCTCCGTGCGCACCACGCTCGATCCGAAGATCCAGGTCATGGCGCGCAAGACCATGGTTGCCGGCCTCGTGAATTACGACGAGCAGCAGGGCTATCGCGGCGCCATCAGCAAGCTCGATATTTCGGGCGACTGGGGCGTGAAGCTCGCCGAGATCAAGTCGCTCTCCGACATCTCGCCGTGGCGCATGGCGGTGGTGCTGGAGACCAGTGACCAGTCGGCGCGCATCGGCTTCCAGCCGAGCCGGGAGCTCGGCGGCGCCGTCAGCAAGCAGCGTGAGACCGGCCTCGTCACGCTCGACGGCGTGCGCTGGGCGAGGGCGGCCCAGGGCAACACCAAGGGCAAGACGCCGACGTCGGTGGCGCAGGTGCTGCAGCCCGGCGACGTGGTTTATGCGGATCCGCTCTACAGCAAGGAAGGACAGCCGGTCGAAGGCCAGTACCGTCTGCGCCAGATTCCCGAAGTGTCGGGCGCGATGGTGGTGATGGACCCCTGGACCGGCCGCGTGCTCGCCATGGTCGGCGGCTTCTCGTTCGACCAGAGCCAGTTCAACCGCGCCACGCAGGCCTACCGGCAGCCCGGTTCGTCCTTCAAGCCGATCGTCTATTCGGCCGCGCTCGACAACGGCTACACGCCTTCGACCGTCGTGCTCGATGCACCGATCGAAATCGACCAGGGCCAGGGCGCCGGAGTCTGGCGGCCTGAAAACTTCTCGGTGAACAAATATCAGGGACCGGTGACGCTGCGGAATGCGTTGCGGCAATCCCTCAACACGGTGACGGTGCGCCTTGCGCAGGACATCGGCATGCCCCTGATCGGCGAATATGCGCGCCGGTTCGGCGTCTATGACGAACTGCCGAACTATCTCTCCTACGCACTCGGCGCCGGCGAGACCACGGCGATGCGCATGGTCACGGCCTATTCGATGCTCGCCAATGGCGGCCGCCGCGTGAAGCCGACCCTGATCGACCGCATCCAGGACCGCTACGGCCACACCATCTTCAAGCACGACCAGCGCGAATGCCGCGGCTGCGATGCGCCCGGCGGCTGGAAGAACCAGCCCGAGCCGCAGCTGATCGACCGTCGCGAGCAGGTGCTGGACTCCATGACCGCCTATCAGATCACCGAGCTGCTGGAAGGCGTGGTCCAGGCCGGTACGGCAACCGTCGTGAGGGAAGTCGGCAAGCCGATCGCGGGCAAGACCGGTACGACCAACGAGGCCAAGGACGCCTGGTTCGTCGGCTTCTCGCCCGATATCGCGGTCGCCATCTACATGGGCTACGACAAGCCGCGACCGCTCGGCAAAGGCAACGCCGCGACCGGCGGCCATCTGGCCGCGCCCATCGCGCGCGATTTCCTCAAGCTCGCGCTCGCCGACAAGCCCGCCGTTCCGTTCAAGGTGCCGGCCGGCATCAAGCTGATCCGCGTCGTCGCCAAGACCGGCATGCGCGCCGGCCCCGGCGAGACCAGTGGAACCATTTTGGAAGCCTTCAAGCCGGGCACGGCGCCGCCGGATAATTACTCCGTCATCGGCGTTGCCGACGCCGACGGCCGTGGCGTGCCGCCATCGCAACAGCAGCCGCCGGATTCCGGCTTCTTCATGCGGCCGGGCACTGGCGGGCTGTACTAG
- a CDS encoding ribonuclease E/G, translated as MTSAAEPADAVYAAGDTADAPHAEITETGDEEDDEDEDGEDAEEEHVESVGGDDVLEEVPERTFRPRRQYKIQEVIKRRQVMLVQVVKEERGNKGAALTTYLSLAGRYAVLMPNTARGGGISRKITSAQDRSRLKEVVQDLDVPEGMGIILRTAGAARTKPEIKRDFEYLIRMWETVRDLTLKSQAPTLVYEEGSLIKRSLRDLYNKEIDEIQVAGESGYREARDFMKMLMPANVGAVKQYRDGQPLFSRMGVESQLDAMFSPTVQLRSGGYIVINQTEALVSIDVNSGRSTREHHIEDTALKTNLEAAEEVARQLRLRDLAGLIVIDFIDMDEKRNNRAVERKLSDCLRQDRARIQVGRISHFGLLEMSRQRIRASVLESSTDPCPHCGGTGHVRSVSSVALQLLRGLEEILMKGATHNLVVRTRTDVALYVLNHKRGHLRDLENGFKVTLSVIADPSVSGPQAYVIDRGEQVHTLEAAKALLAAQAAASPPPLPEEAYEDEEFDAELESEVETEETEGLSEEQAAGEATPEQDGQRRKRRRRRRGRGGQRDGEAREDGAPASPEGAVAGEGEEDAEAEPEGEEGEEQAARGEQQGADARRRRRGRRGGRRRRGGGEEGLAGSIGDELGGNPPSEATDAVADFDSSGSETAPSIAHSEHIAPVEPQMSQPEPYTPAPVETPVQPAPAAAVAEEEPTSDEKAARRRSTVREKVSFLSSSPSEPTTPVAAAPEPAAPPAPAPAPEPAAEPRAAPRRAGWWSRRFGGGE; from the coding sequence GTGACATCGGCTGCCGAGCCCGCCGATGCAGTTTACGCCGCCGGCGACACCGCCGATGCGCCGCATGCCGAGATCACGGAAACCGGCGACGAAGAAGACGACGAGGACGAAGACGGCGAGGACGCCGAAGAGGAACATGTCGAATCGGTCGGCGGTGACGACGTGCTCGAGGAAGTGCCGGAGCGCACCTTCCGGCCGCGCCGCCAGTACAAGATCCAGGAAGTCATCAAACGTCGCCAGGTGATGCTGGTGCAGGTGGTCAAGGAAGAGCGCGGCAACAAGGGCGCGGCGCTGACGACCTATTTGTCGCTCGCCGGCCGCTATGCCGTATTGATGCCGAACACTGCCCGCGGCGGCGGCATCAGCCGCAAGATCACCAGCGCCCAGGACCGTTCGCGCCTGAAGGAAGTGGTGCAGGATCTCGACGTGCCCGAGGGCATGGGTATCATCCTGCGCACCGCCGGCGCCGCCCGCACCAAGCCCGAGATCAAGCGCGACTTCGAATATCTGATCCGGATGTGGGAGACGGTGCGCGACCTGACCCTGAAGTCGCAGGCCCCGACCCTGGTCTACGAGGAAGGCTCGCTGATCAAGCGCTCGCTGCGCGATCTCTACAACAAGGAGATCGATGAGATTCAGGTCGCCGGTGAATCCGGCTACCGCGAAGCGCGCGATTTCATGAAGATGCTGATGCCGGCCAATGTCGGCGCGGTGAAGCAGTATCGCGACGGCCAGCCGCTGTTCTCGCGCATGGGGGTCGAAAGCCAGCTCGATGCGATGTTCTCGCCGACCGTGCAACTGCGCTCCGGCGGCTACATCGTGATCAACCAGACCGAGGCGCTGGTGTCGATCGACGTCAACTCGGGACGATCGACGCGCGAGCACCACATCGAGGATACCGCGCTCAAGACCAATCTGGAAGCGGCCGAAGAGGTCGCCCGCCAGCTTCGCCTGCGCGACCTCGCCGGCCTGATCGTCATCGACTTCATCGACATGGACGAGAAGCGCAACAACCGTGCGGTCGAGCGCAAGCTATCCGACTGCCTGCGGCAGGATCGCGCCCGCATCCAGGTGGGCCGCATCTCGCATTTCGGCTTGCTCGAGATGTCGCGCCAGCGCATCCGCGCCAGCGTGCTGGAATCCTCGACCGATCCGTGCCCGCATTGCGGCGGCACCGGCCATGTCCGCTCGGTGTCCTCGGTGGCGCTGCAGCTGCTGCGCGGGCTCGAAGAGATCCTGATGAAGGGCGCGACCCACAATCTCGTGGTCCGCACCCGCACCGACGTTGCGCTCTATGTGCTGAACCACAAGCGCGGTCACCTGCGTGATCTCGAGAACGGCTTCAAGGTCACGCTGTCCGTGATCGCCGATCCCAGCGTCAGCGGACCGCAGGCCTATGTCATCGACCGCGGCGAGCAGGTGCATACGCTCGAAGCCGCCAAGGCGCTGCTTGCAGCGCAGGCGGCTGCAAGCCCACCGCCGCTGCCTGAAGAAGCCTATGAGGACGAAGAGTTCGATGCCGAACTCGAGTCCGAGGTCGAGACCGAGGAAACCGAAGGTCTTAGCGAGGAGCAGGCGGCAGGCGAGGCCACGCCCGAGCAGGATGGTCAGCGCCGCAAGCGCCGCCGCCGTCGTCGTGGCCGCGGCGGTCAGCGCGATGGTGAAGCGCGCGAAGACGGCGCTCCAGCGTCTCCTGAAGGGGCGGTCGCAGGCGAAGGCGAAGAGGACGCCGAGGCCGAGCCGGAGGGCGAGGAAGGCGAGGAACAGGCAGCCCGTGGCGAACAGCAGGGCGCAGACGCGCGCCGCCGCCGGCGTGGTCGTCGCGGCGGACGTCGTCGGCGTGGCGGTGGCGAGGAAGGGCTCGCCGGATCGATCGGCGACGAACTCGGCGGCAATCCGCCGTCGGAAGCAACAGACGCCGTGGCCGATTTCGATAGCTCCGGCAGCGAGACGGCGCCCTCGATTGCGCATTCGGAGCACATCGCCCCGGTTGAGCCGCAGATGTCTCAGCCCGAGCCGTATACGCCCGCACCGGTTGAAACGCCGGTCCAGCCCGCACCGGCTGCTGCTGTCGCGGAAGAAGAGCCCACATCCGACGAAAAGGCGGCGCGGCGCCGCTCGACCGTCCGCGAGAAGGTGAGCTTCCTGTCGAGCAGCCCGAGCGAGCCCACAACCCCGGTTGCGGCGGCGCCGGAGCCTGCTGCTCCGCCCGCCCCTGCACCCGCGCCGGAACCGGCAGCCGAGCCGCGGGCAGCCCCGCGTCGCGCCGGCTGGTGGTCGCGCCGTTTCGGCGGCGGCGAATAA
- a CDS encoding XRE family transcriptional regulator, whose amino-acid sequence MSEITTSEGANSQLGQCLKAARQARGLTLKQVAERTGMALSTLSKVENGLMSLTYDKLLQLTSGLKMEIAELFNPAVAAPAQDRPVTARRSVSRAGQGQLITTKFYTHTYQCTDLIGKRMVPIVTEVRARSLDEFGPLLRHAGEEYFLVTSGRVAVHTEFYAPEILGEGDGIYLDSTMGHAYLNAGEAPSAKGVCLCTGEAPDLYDQLRQIASRDITPLGDDELPP is encoded by the coding sequence ATGAGCGAGATCACGACGTCCGAAGGTGCAAACTCCCAGCTTGGCCAGTGTCTCAAGGCTGCGCGCCAGGCGCGTGGCCTGACGCTCAAGCAGGTCGCGGAGCGGACCGGCATGGCGCTGTCGACCCTCTCGAAGGTCGAGAACGGCCTGATGTCGCTGACCTATGACAAGCTGCTCCAGTTGACCTCAGGCCTGAAGATGGAGATCGCGGAGCTGTTCAATCCGGCGGTAGCGGCCCCTGCGCAAGACAGGCCGGTCACTGCGCGGCGGAGTGTCAGCCGGGCTGGGCAGGGCCAGCTGATCACCACGAAATTCTACACCCACACCTATCAATGCACCGACCTGATCGGCAAACGCATGGTGCCGATCGTGACAGAGGTCCGCGCGCGCTCGTTGGACGAGTTCGGCCCGCTGCTGCGCCATGCCGGCGAAGAGTATTTTCTGGTGACGAGCGGACGTGTCGCCGTTCACACCGAGTTCTACGCGCCGGAGATTCTCGGCGAGGGCGACGGCATCTATCTCGACAGCACCATGGGTCACGCCTACCTCAACGCCGGCGAGGCGCCGTCCGCCAAGGGCGTCTGTCTCTGCACCGGCGAAGCGCCCGATCTCTACGATCAGCTTCGCCAGATCGCATCGCGCGACATTACGCCGCTCGGCGATGACGAGCTGCCGCCGTAG